In the Tissierellales bacterium genome, one interval contains:
- a CDS encoding PTS ascorbate transporter subunit IIC (phosphoenolpyruvate-dependent sugar phosphotransferase system; functions with enzymes IIB (sgaB; ulaB) and IIA (sgaA; ulaC) enzyme I and HPr for anaerobic utilization and uptake of L-ascorbate; sgaTBA are regulated by yifQ as well as Crp and Fnr; IIB is phosphorylated by IIA and then transfers the phosphoryl group to the sugar; IIC forms the translocation channel) — MLIAFAWNILLVAFRKYTKVRPLFITGHIMYQQSAVLLWALYTVIEGVDVQVSPMLIGVTGLLVGTYWSVMSNLVIEATQEVTDGAGFTLGHQQMFGAWLAYRVGGLVGKKENSVDNVQLPGWLSVFNDNIVSNVVLMTAFVGTIMVVIGKEAFDYNTSKYWFGTYIFETTAYFAVYITIILTGVRMFVAELTTSFHGISDKLLQGAVPAVDCAVTFGYAPNAPTYGFIFGFFGQITAIGALVAMKSPILIIAGFICLFFDNGTLAIFANKSGGRRAAAIIPFFAGMIQVLGSALVLTVLKESDLVIGWMGMFDWATLWSGTVLASKAVGIAFPIALIAGLLVLPQLHYKRYKETYFTTMRDTRAK; from the coding sequence AATGCTTATAGCATTTGCGTGGAACATTTTATTAGTTGCATTTAGAAAGTACACTAAGGTTCGTCCATTATTTATTACTGGACACATTATGTATCAGCAATCAGCAGTACTTCTTTGGGCATTATACACAGTAATAGAAGGCGTAGATGTTCAAGTATCTCCTATGTTAATAGGTGTAACAGGACTTCTAGTTGGAACATATTGGTCAGTAATGTCAAACTTAGTAATAGAAGCAACTCAAGAGGTTACAGATGGAGCAGGATTTACACTTGGACATCAACAGATGTTTGGCGCATGGCTTGCTTATAGAGTTGGTGGCTTAGTTGGTAAAAAAGAAAATTCGGTAGACAATGTTCAATTGCCTGGATGGCTTTCTGTTTTTAATGATAATATAGTTTCAAATGTGGTTCTTATGACAGCATTTGTTGGAACTATAATGGTGGTTATCGGCAAGGAAGCATTTGATTATAATACTAGTAAATATTGGTTTGGAACATATATATTTGAAACAACAGCATACTTTGCAGTATATATTACTATAATATTAACTGGAGTAAGAATGTTTGTTGCAGAACTTACTACTTCATTCCACGGTATATCTGATAAGTTGTTACAAGGTGCAGTACCAGCAGTTGACTGTGCTGTAACATTTGGTTATGCGCCTAATGCACCGACTTATGGATTTATATTTGGATTCTTCGGACAAATTACAGCAATTGGTGCGTTAGTTGCAATGAAATCACCGATTCTTATCATAGCTGGATTTATCTGTTTATTCTTTGATAATGGAACACTTGCTATATTTGCAAATAAATCAGGTGGACGTAGAGCAGCTGCGATTATTCCATTTTTTGCAGGTATGATTCAAGTTTTAGGATCAGCGCTTGTTCTTACAGTTCTTAAGGAAAGTGATCTAGTTATTGGATGGATGGGTATGTTTGACTGGGCTACGCTTTGGTCAGGAACGGTACTTGCTAGTAAGGCAGTTGGTATAGCATTCCCAATAGCACTTATCGCAGGATTGTTAGTGTTACCACAATTACATTACAAGAGATATAAAGAAACTTACTTTACAACAATGAGAGATACAAGAGCTAAATAA
- a CDS encoding HAD family hydrolase, which yields MYKLAVFDLDGTLLDEKHEISRENKDSILKLEELGCKIVIATGRSDLLVKEYVKKLGVKTPVISCNGAMIRNPMTKEVWRKRIMSSEKVRDILSICNEEQFTYMAYSDEYIFTIPSKRLEYFQTRNKKLEEDCKVPFRVNESIDCILKEEIYKILIIEEDSNRFELLRDKFVGIEGLEICQSSKGLMDFMVEGTSKRGAIEWLAGEYSIDRSDILAFGDNYNDIEMLKFAGCAVTTENAVEEVKEIADYVSIHHDDNGVSWAIENYVLKK from the coding sequence ATGTATAAATTAGCGGTTTTTGACTTGGATGGAACTTTATTAGATGAGAAACATGAGATTTCAAGAGAAAACAAGGATTCGATACTAAAGTTAGAAGAATTAGGATGCAAAATAGTTATAGCTACGGGAAGATCAGATCTTCTTGTAAAAGAATATGTAAAGAAATTGGGAGTTAAGACACCAGTTATTTCGTGTAATGGTGCGATGATAAGAAATCCCATGACGAAAGAAGTATGGCGAAAGCGAATTATGTCTAGTGAAAAAGTTAGAGATATTCTAAGTATATGTAATGAAGAACAATTTACCTATATGGCATATTCTGATGAATATATATTTACTATTCCAAGTAAACGCCTGGAGTATTTTCAAACGAGGAATAAAAAACTAGAAGAAGATTGCAAAGTGCCATTTAGAGTAAATGAAAGTATCGATTGTATATTGAAAGAAGAAATTTATAAAATACTGATAATAGAAGAAGATAGCAATAGATTTGAATTGCTTAGAGATAAATTTGTTGGAATTGAGGGGCTTGAGATATGTCAGTCAAGCAAAGGCCTCATGGATTTTATGGTCGAAGGCACAAGTAAAAGAGGTGCTATAGAATGGTTAGCCGGTGAATATAGCATAGATAGAAGTGATATTTTGGCATTTGGTGATAATTACAATGATATTGAGATGCTAAAATTTGCAGGGTGTGCTGTAACTACTGAAAATGCGGTGGAAGAAGTAAAGGAGATAGCAGATTATGTATCTATACACCACGATGACAATGGAGTGTCTTGGGCTATAGAGAACTATGTATTGAAGAAATGA
- a CDS encoding PTS sugar transporter subunit IIA, with the protein MFGNFDLTKEFIQFKDEVRDWEEAVVESSKPLLDNGFVKQSYIDAMIECIKEYGPYVVIAPNLALPHARPETGSVKVGFSIMKLKKAVAFSEAEDHQVRLLIALSCVDADMHMKMLQGIVEVFSDSSKFEAILNATSKDEMLELFKI; encoded by the coding sequence ATGTTTGGAAATTTTGATTTGACAAAAGAATTTATTCAATTTAAAGATGAGGTTAGAGATTGGGAAGAGGCGGTAGTAGAGTCTTCGAAACCACTTCTAGATAATGGCTTTGTAAAGCAGTCTTATATAGATGCAATGATTGAATGCATCAAGGAATATGGGCCATATGTTGTTATTGCACCGAATTTGGCTTTACCTCATGCGAGACCAGAAACGGGTTCGGTTAAAGTAGGGTTTAGCATAATGAAGTTGAAAAAAGCAGTTGCTTTTTCAGAAGCAGAAGATCACCAAGTTAGGTTGTTAATTGCACTATCGTGTGTTGATGCAGATATGCATATGAAAATGCTTCAAGGCATAGTTGAAGTTTTTAGTGATAGTTCAAAATTTGAGGCTATTTTAAATGCTACATCAAAAGATGAAATGCTAGAATTGTTTAAGATATAA
- the ulaG gene encoding L-ascorbate 6-phosphate lactonase, whose translation MAKVDEITRESWILSTFPEWGTWLNEEIEQEVVEPGTFAMWWLGCTGVWVKSEGNANILIDLWVKSGKKTKSNPLMREQHQHQRMIGCLKLQPNLRNVPCVIDPFAIKELDAVLSTHDHGDHIDENVAAAVLQNCDESVPFIGPKACVDLWISWGVPEKRCIVVKPGDVVKVKDTEIVALESFDRTELVTAPAGMILKDKPVRDMDTLAVNYLIKTPGGNLYHSGDSHYSNYYAKHGNDHKIDVALGSFGENPRGMTDKMSSIDILKMAECLNTDVVIPFHHDIWTNFQADPKEILTLWNMRKHVLEYKFTPFIWQVGGKFTYPNDRAKLEYHYPRGFDDAFAIEPDLPFKALL comes from the coding sequence ATGGCAAAAGTAGATGAGATTACAAGAGAAAGTTGGATATTGAGTACATTTCCGGAGTGGGGTACTTGGTTGAATGAAGAAATAGAGCAAGAGGTAGTAGAACCTGGAACTTTTGCAATGTGGTGGTTAGGTTGTACTGGAGTTTGGGTTAAATCAGAAGGAAATGCAAATATACTTATAGACCTTTGGGTAAAATCGGGGAAAAAGACAAAATCAAACCCTCTTATGAGAGAACAGCATCAGCATCAAAGAATGATTGGTTGTCTGAAATTACAGCCAAATCTTAGAAATGTTCCTTGTGTAATAGATCCATTTGCAATAAAAGAACTAGATGCAGTATTGTCGACACATGATCATGGCGATCACATTGACGAAAATGTTGCAGCAGCAGTTCTTCAGAATTGTGATGAAAGTGTTCCGTTTATTGGGCCAAAAGCATGCGTCGATTTATGGATTAGCTGGGGAGTCCCAGAAAAACGATGCATAGTTGTGAAACCTGGAGATGTTGTAAAAGTAAAGGATACAGAAATAGTAGCTCTTGAATCTTTTGACAGGACTGAACTTGTTACAGCTCCAGCTGGAATGATATTGAAAGACAAGCCTGTTAGAGATATGGATACATTAGCAGTTAACTATTTGATAAAAACACCAGGTGGAAATTTATATCATAGTGGAGATTCTCACTATTCGAATTACTATGCAAAGCATGGAAATGATCACAAAATAGATGTAGCACTTGGGTCGTTTGGAGAGAATCCAAGGGGAATGACTGATAAGATGTCTTCTATAGATATATTAAAAATGGCAGAGTGCTTGAATACAGATGTTGTTATTCCATTCCATCATGATATCTGGACAAATTTCCAAGCTGATCCAAAAGAAATATTGACACTTTGGAATATGAGAAAACACGTATTGGAATACAAATTCACGCCATTTATCTGGCAAGTAGGTGGAAAATTCACTTATCCAAATGATAGAGCTAAACTAGAGTATCACTATCCAAGAGGATTTGATGATGCATTTGCTATAGAACCAGATCTTCCATTCAAAGCATTATTATAA
- a CDS encoding PTS sugar transporter subunit IIB has translation MLKVLAACGNGMGSSMIIKMKIEKVLKEMGIEYQVHHCSVGQATSDAKNFDVVLVSQAFVKDFSNAGNAKVIGLLNLLSEDEIKTKLQEALA, from the coding sequence ATGTTAAAGGTATTAGCTGCATGTGGTAACGGTATGGGATCAAGTATGATAATAAAAATGAAGATAGAAAAAGTTTTAAAAGAAATGGGAATTGAATATCAAGTGCATCATTGTAGCGTAGGTCAAGCAACATCGGATGCGAAAAATTTTGATGTAGTGCTTGTATCACAAGCATTTGTAAAGGATTTTTCAAATGCTGGAAATGCTAAGGTTATAGGATTATTAAACCTTTTATCAGAAGATGAGATTAAAACAAAATTACAAGAAGCATTAGCGTAA
- a CDS encoding 3-keto-L-gulonate-6-phosphate decarboxylase UlaD, with translation MEPKLQVALDNTSLSDAMGAIREIGEHVDVIEVGTILHVAEGLEPVRCLRALYPEKTILADIKGADAGSLLAKQCFGAGANWMTVICCAEIPTMTGMLGVAKEFGEDRDVQIELYGDWTWEQAESWKEAGLEQVVYHRSRDAQAAGKGWGDEDLEKIGKLCDMGFKVTVTGGLTIDDLKLFKAYPIYCFIAGRSIRDAQSPSEAAKSFKAEIAKHWS, from the coding sequence ATGGAACCAAAATTACAAGTTGCATTAGATAATACTAGCTTAAGTGATGCTATGGGAGCTATAAGAGAAATTGGAGAGCATGTAGATGTTATAGAAGTGGGAACTATATTGCATGTAGCAGAAGGTTTAGAGCCAGTAAGATGTTTAAGAGCATTGTATCCTGAAAAGACGATATTAGCAGATATAAAAGGGGCGGATGCTGGTAGTTTACTTGCAAAACAATGTTTTGGAGCAGGAGCAAATTGGATGACTGTGATTTGCTGTGCGGAAATCCCTACAATGACAGGTATGCTAGGGGTAGCTAAAGAATTTGGTGAAGACAGAGATGTTCAAATTGAATTGTATGGTGATTGGACTTGGGAACAAGCAGAATCTTGGAAAGAAGCAGGACTTGAGCAAGTAGTTTACCACAGATCAAGGGATGCACAAGCAGCTGGTAAAGGCTGGGGAGATGAGGACTTAGAAAAAATAGGAAAGCTTTGTGATATGGGATTTAAGGTTACTGTAACAGGTGGTCTTACAATAGACGATTTAAAACTATTTAAAGCTTATCCAATATATTGCTTTATAGCTGGTAGAAGCATAAGAGATGCGCAGTCTCCATCAGAAGCAGCAAAGTCGTTTAAAGCGGAAATAGCTAAGCATTGGAGCTAG
- a CDS encoding L-ribulose-5-phosphate 3-epimerase, which produces MNKKMVPIGIYEKAIPNAFDWSKKIEVAKSAGFDFIEMSVDESDERLARLEWTKEKRKELRDLLYENNMYINSMCLSGHRRFPFGSSDELKRKRAFEIMDKALELAADLGIRNIQLAGYDVYYEEHTEISERLFIEGLRYSAARAASYNIMLSIEIMDTEFIGTITRCLKYIDLVKSPWLKIYPDLGNLSQWTDSPETELEKGINHIVAIHLKDTKSGIFKCVPFGEGDVRFTELSNKLKELRYSGPFLIEMWADNDKEYTVEDSVSEVKQAKLWLEEQMKLGDFKC; this is translated from the coding sequence ATGAATAAAAAAATGGTACCAATAGGAATATATGAAAAGGCTATACCGAATGCATTTGATTGGTCTAAAAAAATAGAGGTAGCTAAAAGTGCAGGATTTGATTTTATTGAAATGTCTGTAGATGAAAGCGATGAAAGATTAGCTAGATTAGAATGGACTAAAGAAAAGAGAAAAGAACTCAGAGATTTACTCTACGAAAACAATATGTATATAAATTCTATGTGCTTAAGTGGTCACAGAAGATTTCCTTTTGGCAGTAGTGATGAGCTGAAAAGAAAACGCGCATTTGAAATCATGGATAAAGCTTTAGAATTGGCGGCTGATTTAGGCATACGAAATATTCAACTTGCTGGATATGATGTTTACTATGAAGAGCATACTGAGATAAGTGAAAGACTATTTATAGAGGGTTTGAGATACAGTGCAGCTAGGGCAGCGTCTTATAATATTATGCTTTCTATAGAAATAATGGATACGGAGTTTATAGGAACTATAACTAGATGCTTGAAATATATAGATCTTGTTAAATCGCCTTGGCTAAAAATTTATCCAGATTTAGGGAATTTATCTCAGTGGACAGATTCGCCGGAAACGGAGCTAGAAAAGGGAATCAACCATATTGTAGCAATACACTTAAAGGATACTAAATCTGGAATATTTAAATGTGTGCCTTTTGGAGAAGGTGATGTTAGATTTACTGAATTATCTAACAAACTAAAAGAGCTTAGATATAGCGGACCGTTTTTGATAGAGATGTGGGCAGATAATGACAAGGAATACACAGTTGAGGACTCAGTAAGCGAAGTAAAACAAGCTAAACTATGGCTTGAAGAACAAATGAAATTGGGTGATTTTAAATGTTAG
- the araD gene encoding L-ribulose-5-phosphate 4-epimerase yields MLESLKKEVFEANLELVKQGLVIYTWGNVSGIDREKGLIVIKPSGVNYDIMKPEDMVVMNLDGEVVEGNLRPSSDAPTHLELYRQFKDIKGVVHTHSSWATSWAQAGRDIPCYGTTHADYFYGAVPCTRKLTKEEIDGEYELNTGKVIVETFKERDLEPLEVPGVIITSHGPFSWGKSPKDAVHNAKVIEEVAKMAYRTEKIDMKVENIDENLLNKHYLRKHGANAYYGQK; encoded by the coding sequence ATGTTAGAATCTTTGAAAAAAGAAGTATTTGAAGCAAATCTTGAATTAGTTAAGCAAGGATTGGTCATATACACTTGGGGAAATGTAAGTGGAATAGATCGTGAAAAAGGCTTAATAGTAATTAAGCCTAGTGGAGTGAATTATGATATAATGAAACCAGAAGATATGGTGGTTATGAATTTGGACGGAGAAGTGGTAGAAGGTAATTTGAGACCTTCATCGGATGCTCCTACTCATTTGGAGTTATACAGACAATTTAAAGACATAAAAGGAGTTGTTCATACGCATTCATCTTGGGCAACGTCTTGGGCGCAAGCAGGAAGAGATATTCCTTGTTATGGTACAACTCATGCAGATTATTTTTATGGTGCAGTACCGTGTACTAGAAAACTTACCAAAGAAGAAATTGATGGTGAGTATGAACTAAATACTGGTAAAGTCATAGTGGAGACATTTAAAGAGAGAGACTTGGAACCACTAGAAGTGCCTGGCGTTATAATAACAAGTCATGGACCATTTTCATGGGGAAAAAGTCCCAAAGATGCAGTACACAATGCTAAAGTGATAGAAGAAGTTGCAAAAATGGCTTATAGGACAGAAAAAATAGATATGAAAGTTGAAAATATTGATGAGAATCTATTGAATAAACATTATTTGAGAAAGCATGGTGCTAATGCATATTATGGGCAGAAATAA
- a CDS encoding winged helix-turn-helix transcriptional regulator — MENERYLLIEIAVMYYLEGKTQNQIAKELYISRPKVSRMLKKAKELGVVDISINYDCDMLELLQNEIKDRFGIHNVMLVKTLSSYEDTVNEIGKMAAKVLIKEIRDDMTIGISWGHSVRSTVSQLKKQEFQDLKVVELFGAISYDANSMLSIGRTLTSKLGGKLYPLPAPIYINNDIARDAVLNTPVVKNTLDMIDNCDLVLSGLGALEQGIIQTVWDEYIEADSKDRIKADGGVGFLCAHFFDQNGKFLDIPINHNIIGISTEKIKEHKLIVVAGGLKKAKSILGALRGGYIDTLISDEDTLKEVLRLAKNK; from the coding sequence ATGGAAAATGAAAGATATTTACTCATTGAAATAGCAGTTATGTATTATTTAGAGGGAAAAACACAAAATCAAATAGCAAAGGAACTATATATATCTAGGCCTAAAGTGTCCAGAATGTTAAAAAAAGCTAAGGAACTAGGTGTTGTGGATATAAGCATTAACTATGACTGCGATATGTTAGAGCTTTTGCAAAATGAAATTAAGGACAGATTTGGTATTCACAATGTCATGCTTGTGAAAACATTATCTAGTTACGAAGATACGGTAAATGAAATCGGAAAAATGGCAGCAAAGGTACTGATAAAAGAAATTAGAGATGATATGACCATAGGCATATCTTGGGGACATAGTGTTCGTTCTACAGTATCGCAGCTTAAAAAGCAAGAATTTCAAGACTTAAAAGTAGTTGAACTCTTTGGAGCAATTAGTTATGATGCAAATAGTATGCTGAGCATAGGCCGAACTCTAACTAGCAAGTTAGGCGGAAAGCTCTATCCTTTGCCAGCTCCAATATATATAAATAACGATATAGCTAGAGACGCTGTGTTGAATACACCTGTGGTAAAGAATACTCTTGATATGATTGATAACTGTGATTTGGTTTTAAGTGGATTAGGAGCTTTAGAACAAGGGATTATACAAACTGTTTGGGATGAGTATATAGAAGCAGATTCAAAGGATAGGATTAAAGCTGATGGTGGTGTTGGATTTTTATGTGCACACTTTTTTGATCAAAATGGTAAGTTTCTAGATATTCCTATAAACCACAATATAATTGGAATATCTACGGAAAAAATTAAAGAGCATAAACTCATAGTAGTAGCTGGTGGATTAAAGAAAGCTAAATCAATATTGGGTGCGCTAAGAGGCGGATATATAGATACACTAATTTCTGATGAAGATACACTCAAAGAAGTGTTGAGATTAGCTAAAAATAAATAG
- a CDS encoding patatin-like phospholipase family protein, with protein MYGVVLEGGGAKGSYHIGAYKAILELEIPVGLIAGTSIGAVNGAAMAQGDFDKAYELWWNIKNSMVFDVEDQHIEKWKNLNIDMETLDYIASKLKDIIGKGGLDTSVMRSLLENIIDEQKLRNSEIDFALVTVSLSDMKPVEVYKDDIPEGEIISYILASASFPGFKSEPVGGKLFVDGGVYNNLPINLVYQKGYKDIISIRTHGLGREKKNVLPKGVKNIIIEPREELGKTLDFDEDVARYNIQLGYYDAMKALKNLFGKKYYIDQMFDEKYFLSKLMDIDGSIIEIIKSKMGEKDELPAKRFLFESMIPKIIKMLELEENTTYEELVLSLYEVLAQKYEIKRFEIYDARDFMEIVEKEYEKRKGNARKKQKQSLIPGTWLWGEQKKKLLEEIAALIIDSADFLVNNN; from the coding sequence ATGTATGGAGTGGTACTAGAAGGTGGAGGAGCGAAGGGCTCTTATCATATAGGCGCTTATAAGGCTATTTTAGAATTGGAAATACCAGTAGGATTAATAGCTGGAACATCGATAGGTGCTGTTAATGGTGCAGCTATGGCGCAAGGAGATTTTGATAAAGCATATGAACTTTGGTGGAATATAAAAAACTCTATGGTTTTTGATGTTGAAGACCAACATATTGAAAAGTGGAAAAATTTAAACATAGACATGGAGACGTTAGATTATATTGCGAGCAAGCTTAAAGATATAATTGGTAAGGGAGGGCTAGATACTAGTGTTATGAGATCCCTATTGGAAAATATAATTGATGAGCAGAAACTGAGAAATTCAGAGATAGATTTTGCTTTAGTAACGGTTTCACTTAGTGATATGAAACCAGTAGAAGTATATAAAGATGATATACCAGAAGGCGAAATCATCTCATATATACTTGCTAGTGCTAGTTTTCCTGGGTTTAAAAGTGAGCCTGTTGGTGGAAAATTATTTGTGGATGGAGGAGTATACAATAATTTACCTATAAATTTGGTTTATCAAAAAGGTTACAAAGATATAATTTCAATTAGAACTCATGGATTAGGTAGGGAAAAGAAAAATGTACTGCCTAAGGGTGTGAAAAATATAATTATAGAGCCTAGAGAAGAGCTAGGAAAAACTTTGGATTTTGATGAAGATGTAGCACGATATAATATTCAATTGGGTTATTATGATGCTATGAAAGCGTTAAAAAACTTATTTGGTAAAAAATACTATATAGATCAAATGTTTGATGAAAAATATTTTTTGAGCAAATTAATGGATATAGATGGTAGTATTATAGAGATAATTAAATCCAAAATGGGAGAAAAAGATGAGTTGCCGGCTAAAAGGTTCTTATTTGAGAGTATGATACCTAAAATCATAAAAATGCTAGAGTTAGAAGAAAATACAACTTATGAAGAATTGGTATTATCGCTCTACGAAGTTTTAGCACAAAAATATGAAATTAAGAGATTTGAGATATATGATGCAAGAGATTTCATGGAGATAGTTGAAAAAGAATATGAAAAACGCAAAGGCAATGCTAGGAAAAAGCAAAAACAAAGTTTGATTCCAGGAACATGGCTTTGGGGGGAGCAAAAAAAGAAATTGTTAGAGGAAATTGCTGCATTAATTATTGATAGTGCTGATTTTTTAGTGAATAATAACTAA
- a CDS encoding GNAT family N-acetyltransferase, translated as MIRFDNNNKIKAKEIMNVFDSVGINKDEKSIVQAFGDSYYITAYDGKKLIGFVRALTDYYYYAVIYDFVVHKDYQNRGIGSFMMKEIVNNFEGLEIAVVKAEGIENFLKEHEFNYDGKAMFLKK; from the coding sequence ATGATAAGATTTGATAACAACAATAAGATAAAAGCAAAGGAAATTATGAATGTTTTTGATAGTGTAGGAATTAATAAAGATGAAAAATCTATAGTTCAAGCTTTTGGAGATTCTTATTATATCACAGCATATGACGGGAAAAAGTTAATAGGTTTTGTAAGAGCTCTTACTGATTATTACTATTATGCGGTTATATATGATTTTGTTGTTCACAAAGACTATCAAAATAGAGGAATTGGTAGTTTTATGATGAAAGAGATAGTTAATAATTTTGAAGGGTTAGAAATTGCAGTGGTAAAAGCAGAAGGCATAGAAAATTTTCTAAAAGAGCATGAGTTTAACTATGATGGCAAAGCGATGTTTTTAAAGAAATAA
- a CDS encoding YfcC family protein — MNRMKMPTAYTILFAIIIFVAIMTWIVPAGQYDMALDSASGREVPIAGTYHQIESTPQGVGDVVVAPIKGFKDAIGVSLFVLIIGGFLGVTMKTGAIDASIASVTMKLKGKEKWMIPVLMIFFGLGGTSFGMAEETIAFYPLMIPIFLVAGYDTITAVSVVMLGAGMGVLGSTVNPFATGIASGFAEVSLGEGIFLRALMLIIGEILAIAYVMRYAERVRKDPTKSLTYSTKESDYKHFVSHEEEAENSFPEYTKKRKLIMKLFVVTFIIMIIGVIPFSDIGITWIPTLGWWFEELATLFMVAAIVIGIVAGLKEKELVNAFVAGAQDLLSVALIVGVSRGITVVMQAGHIDATLLNFGEDTLAQLSSGAFAVVTYLFYIPLSFLIPSTSGLATLSMPIMAPLGDFAGIGRELVITAYQSASGIVNLITPTSAVVMGGLAIGRVPYNKWLKFVGKFLVIVMVFIMGILWIAAQF, encoded by the coding sequence ATGAATAGGATGAAAATGCCTACAGCCTACACTATTTTATTTGCTATCATTATTTTTGTTGCCATCATGACTTGGATTGTTCCAGCAGGACAATATGATATGGCCTTAGATTCAGCCAGTGGAAGAGAAGTCCCAATTGCAGGAACTTACCATCAGATTGAATCTACACCTCAAGGTGTAGGTGATGTTGTGGTAGCTCCAATTAAGGGATTTAAAGATGCTATTGGAGTTTCTCTTTTTGTTCTTATTATAGGAGGATTTTTAGGTGTTACAATGAAAACTGGAGCTATTGACGCATCTATAGCATCGGTGACTATGAAACTGAAGGGGAAAGAGAAGTGGATGATTCCAGTGCTTATGATATTTTTTGGGCTTGGAGGAACCTCATTTGGGATGGCTGAGGAGACTATAGCATTTTATCCACTGATGATACCGATATTTTTAGTTGCGGGTTATGACACTATAACAGCGGTATCGGTTGTTATGTTAGGAGCCGGAATGGGCGTATTGGGTTCTACTGTTAATCCATTTGCAACAGGTATAGCTTCTGGTTTTGCAGAAGTGTCGCTTGGTGAGGGGATATTTTTAAGAGCGTTGATGCTTATAATCGGAGAAATCTTGGCGATAGCATATGTTATGCGCTATGCGGAAAGAGTTAGAAAAGATCCTACAAAATCACTTACTTATTCTACTAAAGAATCGGATTATAAACATTTTGTAAGTCATGAAGAAGAGGCGGAAAACTCATTTCCTGAGTATACTAAAAAGCGAAAATTAATAATGAAATTATTTGTAGTTACTTTTATTATTATGATTATAGGAGTAATACCATTTTCTGATATAGGCATAACTTGGATACCTACACTTGGTTGGTGGTTTGAGGAATTAGCTACACTATTTATGGTTGCAGCGATTGTCATTGGAATTGTGGCAGGGCTAAAAGAAAAAGAATTGGTCAATGCATTTGTAGCGGGCGCTCAAGATCTACTAAGTGTAGCGCTTATAGTAGGTGTATCTAGAGGTATAACTGTCGTTATGCAAGCAGGTCATATAGATGCAACTCTTTTGAATTTTGGAGAGGATACATTAGCACAGCTAAGCAGTGGGGCATTTGCAGTAGTCACATATTTGTTTTATATACCACTTTCGTTTTTGATTCCATCGACATCTGGTCTAGCTACATTGTCTATGCCTATAATGGCTCCACTTGGAGATTTTGCTGGGATTGGTAGAGAACTTGTTATTACTGCATATCAATCGGCTTCGGGCATTGTGAACTTGATTACACCAACAAGTGCGGTTGTAATGGGAGGCTTAGCTATAGGACGAGTTCCATACAATAAATGGCTAAAATTTGTAGGAAAATTCTTAGTCATCGTTATGGTTTTTATTATGGGTATATTGTGGATTGCGGCACAATTTTAA